In Phoenix dactylifera cultivar Barhee BC4 chromosome 11, palm_55x_up_171113_PBpolish2nd_filt_p, whole genome shotgun sequence, the following are encoded in one genomic region:
- the LOC103709450 gene encoding gibberellin 2-beta-dioxygenase 3-like, whose protein sequence is MHLLENPPLLRLPYSQLHFQNSSVLPSFLKAMVVLANQVDQISLLGAPKPDAYFSGIPVINLAETGSADAIVKACQEFGFFKVINHGIPIDIMAKLEEEAVKFFSLPQVEKEKSGPPNPFGYGNKSIGPNGDVGWVEYLLFAVTSKPFSYTSMPVLQEPSAISFRSALNEYISAARKLASEVLELMAEGLKIEPRNVFSKLVMDETSDEIFRLNHYPPCPLLQGLNCSLTGFGEHTDPQIISVLRSNDTQGLEIALRDGSWVSVPSDQESFFINIGDSLQVMTNGRFKSVRHRVLANGLKSRVSMIYFGGPPQTQRIAPLTQLMGEGEQSLYREFTWEEYKKAAYKSRLADYRLGQFEK, encoded by the exons ATGCATCTCCTTGAGaaccctcctctcctccgccTTCCCTACAGCCAACTCCATTTCCAGAACTCCTCTGTTTTGCCATCCTTTCTCAAAGCCATGGTGGTCTTAGCAAATCAGGTAGACCAAATATCCCTTCTGGGCGCTCCAAAACCCGACGCTTACTTCTCCGGAATCCCCGTCATCAACCTCGCCGAGACAGGCTCTGCAGACGCCATAGTCAAGGCCTGTCAAGAGTTTGGCTTCTTCAAAGTTATTAACCATGGGATTCCCATTGATATCATGGCAAAATTGGAGGAGGAGGCTGTCAAATTCTTCTCCCTGCCTCAGGTGGAGAAGGAGAAGTCTGGTCCTCCCAACCCATTTGGCTATGGAAACAAGAGTATCGGGCCTAATGGTGATGTCGGTTGGGTGGAGTACCTCCTCTTTGCGGTCACCTCCAAGCCCTTCTCTTACACGTCAATGCCCGTTCTTCAAGAACCATCGGCGATCTCGTTCCG CTCTGCTTTGAATGAATACATATCAGCAGCGAGGAAGCTGGCTTCTGAGGTGCTGGAGTTGATGGCTGAAGGACTGAAGATTGAGCCAAGGAATGTTTTCAGTAAGCTTGTGATGGATGAAacgagtgatgaaatctttAGGCTTAATCATTACCCTCCTTGCCCTCTCCTTCAAGGGCTCAACTGCAGCTTGACTGGGTTTGGGGAGCACACTGATCCACAGATCATCTCAGTCTTGAGATCAAACGACACCCAAGGCCTTGAGATTGCTCTGAGGGATGGAAGCTGGGTCTCAGTCCCTTCAGACCAGGagtccttcttcatcaatataGGCGATTCCTTGCAG GTTATGACAAATGGGAGGTTCAAGAGTGTAAGGCACAGAGTTCTGGCCAATGGTTTGAAATCTAGGGTCTCCATGATATACTTTGGAGGGCCACCCCAGACACAGAGGATTGCACCCTTGACACAGCTGATGGGAGAAGGGGAGCAGAGCCTCTACAGGGAGTTCACATGGGAGGAGTACAAGAAGGCTGCCTATAAATCAAGGCTGGCTGACTACAGGCTTGGCCAGTTTGAGAAgtag